Proteins encoded by one window of Thalassoroseus pseudoceratinae:
- a CDS encoding sulfatase, with product MQRFIHHSLLLVIGLAYLPATLQAADHPNVLLLCIDDLRPELGCYGVDYIQSPRIDALAKKGRIFTKHYVQAPTCGASRFALLTGTYGSYGNNALFKRSRELRSGAESVPPSFPAWFKTHGYRTVSVGKVSHHPGGRGGSNWDDDSQPEMPNSWDRHLMPCGDWEHPRGAMHGLAHGEIRKNAKEMDVFQSKPGSDDIYPDGLITAEALHQLDDLAKDTAETPFFLAVGIIRPHLPFGAPAKYFEPYRDAVLPAIEHPSKPTGKTTWHGSGEFMKYNRWKRNPNTDAEFATEVRKHYAACVTYADTLVGRILDRLDQLKQRENTIVVLWGDHGWHLGEQAVWGKHTLFEESLRSPLIVSFDGMDDPGESSSAIVETIDIFPTVCELASIPRPNGIDGQSLVPNINDPKKQGTEAVSYGSRATTIRTPTHRMVLHRNGYAELYDHRTPAGETVNIAEREPETVQRLTEKLHSKRSFPRN from the coding sequence TTCTGCTAGTCATCGGGTTGGCTTACCTTCCCGCCACATTGCAGGCGGCCGATCACCCGAATGTGCTATTGCTTTGTATTGACGACTTACGGCCTGAGTTAGGTTGCTATGGTGTTGACTATATTCAATCCCCTCGGATCGACGCCTTGGCGAAAAAGGGGCGTATTTTTACGAAGCACTATGTGCAGGCTCCCACTTGTGGTGCGTCGCGGTTTGCCTTGTTGACTGGTACTTACGGTTCCTACGGGAACAACGCGTTGTTTAAGAGGTCGCGAGAGCTACGTTCCGGGGCTGAATCAGTCCCACCGAGTTTTCCGGCATGGTTCAAGACGCATGGTTATCGCACGGTATCGGTCGGGAAGGTGTCGCATCATCCGGGTGGACGCGGTGGTTCCAACTGGGACGATGATTCCCAGCCCGAGATGCCAAACTCCTGGGATCGACATCTAATGCCTTGCGGGGACTGGGAGCATCCACGTGGTGCTATGCATGGATTAGCCCACGGGGAAATTCGAAAGAACGCAAAGGAGATGGATGTCTTTCAGTCGAAGCCGGGGTCAGACGACATTTATCCCGACGGGTTAATCACTGCAGAGGCATTGCATCAACTTGATGACTTGGCCAAAGATACTGCCGAGACCCCGTTTTTCTTAGCCGTTGGAATTATCCGTCCGCATCTTCCGTTCGGTGCACCCGCAAAATACTTTGAGCCCTATCGAGATGCGGTTTTGCCGGCAATCGAGCATCCGTCGAAACCAACCGGCAAAACGACGTGGCATGGTTCTGGCGAGTTTATGAAGTACAACCGCTGGAAGCGAAATCCTAACACGGACGCTGAATTTGCAACCGAGGTTCGCAAGCACTATGCCGCTTGCGTCACGTATGCGGATACCCTTGTGGGCCGGATTCTCGATCGTCTCGATCAACTGAAGCAACGCGAAAATACGATCGTCGTTCTTTGGGGGGATCACGGTTGGCATCTCGGGGAACAGGCGGTTTGGGGGAAGCATACCTTGTTCGAGGAGTCGTTGCGGTCTCCCTTAATTGTTTCATTCGACGGCATGGATGATCCCGGCGAATCGAGCTCGGCTATTGTGGAGACGATTGATATCTTTCCCACCGTCTGTGAGTTGGCGAGCATTCCCCGCCCGAATGGTATTGATGGGCAATCGTTAGTTCCGAATATCAACGATCCCAAGAAACAGGGGACCGAAGCGGTGTCTTACGGTTCTAGAGCAACGACAATTCGGACGCCAACGCATCGAATGGTTTTGCATCGTAATGGGTATGCGGAACTCTATGACCATCGTACTCCGGCGGGTGAAACTGTAAACATCGCGGAACGTGAGCCGGAAACTGTTCAACGACTCACTGAGAAGCTGCATAGCAAACGATCTTTCCCCCGAAACTAG
- a CDS encoding sulfatase family protein has product MRMRIAAFFCVLFTAAVGVANDRPNVVILFADDMGYGDPACYGHPQIRTPNIDALAKDGLRLTSFVTGSWCVPSRTQLITGRYMPRVKFNGGTGADGRGGLPDSEWTLAEALQDAGYATHMVGKWHLGYKLKKFLPVHQGFDTWFGLPYSNDYIRPWVQTDEPLGLYRGDEMVEHPFDQDPLTQRYTAEATSLIKKHSADQPFLLYIAYAMPHLPLHVSKEFRGKSQFGLYGDVIEEVDWSIGQILKTLDQKGLTENTLVFFASDNGPWINMPPRMQQAGNELWHAGSVGPLRGSKGETYEGGPRVPAIIRWPSKIKPGRVSAELVGMPDIYRTLLSVAKAEPSPNVVDGHDLTAFLQGDVASSPRKDYFYFRSGLEAVRVGDWKLRTKTGTAELFHMRTDPYERVNRAADKPEIVKDLYQRMQVMAKEVGKRVQKIEN; this is encoded by the coding sequence ATGAGAATGCGAATCGCCGCTTTTTTCTGTGTTCTGTTCACAGCTGCCGTTGGGGTGGCGAACGACCGTCCGAATGTTGTCATCTTATTTGCGGATGACATGGGTTATGGTGACCCGGCGTGCTATGGACATCCACAAATTCGCACTCCGAACATCGACGCTCTCGCGAAAGACGGACTTCGATTGACTTCGTTTGTCACGGGATCGTGGTGTGTGCCCTCACGGACCCAGTTGATCACTGGTCGGTACATGCCTCGGGTCAAGTTCAATGGTGGAACGGGGGCAGACGGACGCGGTGGCTTGCCAGATTCGGAATGGACGCTTGCGGAAGCTCTGCAAGACGCGGGTTACGCGACGCACATGGTCGGGAAATGGCATCTTGGGTACAAGCTGAAAAAGTTCCTGCCGGTTCACCAGGGGTTCGATACGTGGTTCGGGCTACCGTACTCGAACGACTATATTCGGCCGTGGGTGCAAACTGATGAACCACTCGGGCTGTATCGTGGTGATGAAATGGTGGAGCATCCGTTCGACCAAGACCCACTGACACAGCGATACACGGCTGAAGCCACTTCCTTGATCAAGAAGCACTCGGCGGATCAGCCGTTTCTACTGTATATAGCATACGCGATGCCACACTTGCCGCTGCACGTATCAAAGGAGTTCCGTGGGAAGTCACAGTTCGGACTGTATGGCGATGTGATCGAGGAAGTGGATTGGAGCATCGGGCAAATTCTCAAGACCCTTGATCAGAAAGGTCTCACGGAGAATACACTCGTGTTCTTTGCTTCTGACAATGGACCTTGGATCAATATGCCGCCTCGCATGCAACAAGCTGGAAACGAACTCTGGCATGCTGGTTCAGTGGGACCACTTCGGGGCTCCAAAGGAGAAACCTACGAAGGTGGACCACGTGTGCCAGCAATTATTCGTTGGCCGAGCAAGATCAAACCGGGCCGGGTTTCGGCCGAATTAGTCGGGATGCCCGATATCTATCGGACGTTGCTATCAGTGGCCAAGGCGGAACCGTCACCAAATGTTGTGGATGGACATGATCTGACGGCGTTCCTGCAAGGGGATGTCGCCAGTTCTCCACGAAAGGACTATTTCTATTTCCGAAGTGGATTGGAGGCAGTTCGCGTGGGGGATTGGAAATTGCGAACGAAGACAGGGACGGCGGAATTGTTTCACATGCGGACCGATCCCTACGAGCGAGTCAACCGGGCGGCAGACAAACCGGAGATCGTGAAAGACCTCTATCAACGCATGCAAGTAATGGCGAAGGAAGTCGGGAAAAGAGTTCAGAAGATCGAAAACTAG